In Astyanax mexicanus isolate ESR-SI-001 chromosome 17, AstMex3_surface, whole genome shotgun sequence, a single window of DNA contains:
- the nop16 gene encoding nucleolar protein 16, with amino-acid sequence MVKRASKRNTFDYNKNRKNQKKKLKKKERPTIGCAQIRKAWDDRKSAKQNMQDMGLSYGTKGVLPINKKSFSAPVEEAQAVVVKPYVIREMETAASLRGKNTRTCSNDLTEFVQYMIREHNEDYKAMAKDEKNYYQHTPKQIKRKVELYKRCHPQDYGAFIASLQAEKTS; translated from the exons ATGGTTAAACGGGCCAGCAAACGCAACACGTTCGATTACAACAAAAACCGAAAGAATCAGAAGAAGAAGCTCAAGAAAAAGGAGAGACCGACCATCGGATG TGCACAGATCCGAAAGGCTTGGGATGACCGGAAATCAGCCAAGCAAAATATGCAAGATATGGGACTGTCATACGGAACAAAAGGGGTGCTCCCCATCAACAAGAAG aGCTTTAGTGCACCAGTGGAAGAAGCTCAAGCTGTGGTAGTAAAGCCCTACGTCATCAGAG AAATGGAGACAGCGGCAAGTCTTCGAGGAAAGAACACAAGAACATGCTCCAATGATCTAACAGAATTCGTTCAGTACATGATTAGGGAACACAACGAGGACTACAAG GCCATGGCGAAAGATGAGAAGAATTACTATCAGCACACGCCGAAGCAAATCAAGCGGAAAGTGGAGTTATACAAGCGCTGTCATCCTCAGGACTATGGGGCCTTCATTGCATCTTTGCAGGCAGAGAAGACGTCTTGA
- the arl10 gene encoding ADP-ribosylation factor-like 10, producing MVLLRHISVALTAAVTAVGAALFVAVNLLYKRRVWTPEDYYVFKEEEEEQRERQVLVLGLDGAGKSSVLQGLSGADSKRCCRPTRGFNFIRLHTPVCQLDVLEIGGGEDLRVYWTDFLRRTHILVYVVDSSDRSRLPVAKDELHRLLRVDTQLPVVILGNKQDKPNAVSVPELRDALSLGSVADQRKLFLLSLQLGSVGATAACSLQSLQDLLLKLA from the exons ATGGTTCTGCTCCGGCACATCTCTGTCGCTCTCACCGCTGCGGTGACCGCCGTCGGAGCCGCTTTATTCGTAGCTGTAAATTTACTGTACAAGAGGCGCGTATGGACGCCGGAGGACTACTACGTGTTCAAGGAG gaggaagaggagcagagagagaggcaggTTTTAGTCCTGGGTTTGGACGGAGCTGGAAAGAGCAGCGTCCTGCAGGGCCTGAGTGGAGCGGATAGCAAGAGATGCTGCAGACCCACCCGCGGCTTCAACTTCATCCGGCTCCACACGCCAGTCTGCCAACTGGACGTCCTGGAGA TTGGAGGAGGTGAGGACTTGCGTGTGTACTGGACAGATTTCTTGAGAAGGACACACATCTTGGTGTATGTGGTGGACTCCTCGGACAGAAGCCGACTCCCAGTCGCTAAGGATGAGCTCCACCGTTTGCTCAGAGTCGACACACAGCTGCCAGTGGTTATACTGGGAAACAAACAG GACAAGCCAAATGCTGTTAGCGTGCCTGAACTGCGTGACGCTCTCTCTCTGGGCTCAGTGGCGGATCAGAGGAAGCTCTTTCTGCTGTCTTTACAGCTGGGCTCTGTGGGAGCCACGGCGGCCTGCAGCCTCCAGAGCCTGCAGGATCTCTTATTGAAGCTGGCGTGA